A stretch of Crossiella cryophila DNA encodes these proteins:
- a CDS encoding AfsR/SARP family transcriptional regulator, with product MRPGLTFAVLGPVRAWHDGVALPLGSPQQRLTLAVLLLAQGRPVSTEDIAAALWENEVPRAARGTIRTYVHRLRQTLEIGGGEPVLTSAPGGYALRVNADGLDLSRFQELARNAEKSISQGDLESGLRDLHAARLEWQGEALAELPFEYAARERGRLRQRRLAVIERLAALEIDRGRCAGLLDQLAAEAAAEPLRERLQELLMLGLYRAGRQAEALETFDRVRRDLAAELGVDPGPALRGLHERILRADPALLGDRVERHRPTAQPATPCQLPADLPVFTGRDAELAQMRCRLQPGPNRPAVVVVHGMPGVGKTTFAVRCAHELAGDFPDGTLYVDLRGFEAGDSALDPADAVRCFLDALAVPTQHLPDRLDALTALYRTVLAERRCLILLDNARDTAQVLPLLPGGSRSLVLVTSRVELSGLVAGTGALTVSLDLLGHAEARQFLTRRLGEDRLAAEPGAVTDIITTCGRLPLALAVVATRAAANPGFSLAEVAAELAAAKGGLDAFASPDNLTDVRTVLSWSYRALSAPAARLFRLLSLYPGPEMGVPVGASLAGVPRARASVLMRELAAAHLVTEPRPGWYAWHDLLRAYAAELLQAEDSHEQRQAARRRGLHCHIRSAHAATQTLSRQQDGPELGELEPMVCPRAFTSHQDALDWFGERHGVLLSMIDRAARDGFESEACRLAWWIRHFLDLGGHWRDLEVVNETALRAAQRIDDKIAIGYASRGLARVAAHHGRYESARQHLAQALACFEAEGDLLGRAFTHRQLIGVRQLDRDIEGSLTESAAALELFRRAGNPLGEAGALVAEAAGLTRLGQHEQALESGERALALLADSGEPYDLTLALETVSRSYFHLGRYQECVTYRERDLAISRTLGEHGNIGTSLVHRMITSCLIHLGQARHAAGQHERAREDLRAGLASLTAELAEVYRTIGRYHESRTRLRDTVTALETLLAEPDTGADWYDHATEVLDTSVTAAVEMGFGAYILEY from the coding sequence GTGAGGCCAGGACTGACATTCGCGGTGCTCGGGCCGGTACGGGCCTGGCACGACGGGGTCGCCCTGCCGCTGGGCTCGCCGCAGCAGCGGCTGACCCTGGCGGTGCTGCTGCTCGCCCAGGGCCGACCGGTCAGCACCGAGGACATCGCCGCCGCACTCTGGGAGAACGAGGTGCCAAGGGCCGCCCGCGGCACCATCCGCACCTACGTGCACCGGCTCCGGCAGACCCTGGAGATCGGCGGCGGCGAACCCGTGCTGACCTCGGCCCCCGGCGGTTACGCGTTGCGGGTGAATGCCGATGGGCTGGACCTGAGCCGCTTTCAGGAATTGGCCCGGAATGCTGAGAAATCCATTTCTCAGGGTGACCTGGAAAGCGGTCTCCGGGACTTGCACGCGGCCCGGCTGGAATGGCAGGGCGAGGCACTGGCCGAGTTGCCTTTCGAGTACGCGGCCAGGGAACGGGGCAGGCTGCGGCAGCGCCGACTGGCCGTGATCGAGCGGCTGGCCGCACTGGAGATCGACCGCGGCCGCTGCGCCGGTCTGCTGGACCAGCTCGCCGCCGAGGCCGCCGCCGAACCCCTGCGCGAACGCCTGCAGGAACTGCTCATGCTCGGCCTGTACCGGGCGGGCAGGCAGGCCGAGGCCCTGGAGACCTTCGACCGGGTGCGCCGCGACCTGGCCGCCGAACTCGGCGTCGACCCCGGCCCTGCCCTGCGCGGCCTGCACGAACGCATCCTGCGCGCCGACCCGGCCCTGCTCGGCGACAGGGTCGAACGGCACCGCCCGACGGCCCAGCCGGCCACCCCCTGCCAGCTGCCTGCCGACCTGCCCGTGTTCACCGGCCGGGACGCCGAACTCGCCCAGATGCGCTGCCGCCTGCAACCCGGCCCGAACCGGCCCGCGGTCGTGGTGGTGCACGGCATGCCGGGGGTCGGCAAGACCACCTTCGCGGTCCGCTGCGCGCACGAGCTGGCCGGGGACTTCCCGGACGGCACGCTGTATGTGGACCTGCGCGGGTTCGAGGCCGGGGACTCCGCGCTGGACCCGGCCGACGCGGTCCGCTGCTTCCTGGACGCGCTGGCCGTGCCCACCCAGCACCTGCCCGACCGCCTGGACGCGCTCACCGCGCTCTACCGCACCGTGCTGGCCGAACGCCGCTGCCTGATCCTGCTGGACAACGCCCGCGACACCGCCCAGGTGCTGCCGCTGCTGCCCGGCGGCTCCCGCTCACTGGTGCTGGTGACCAGCCGGGTGGAGCTGTCCGGCCTGGTCGCGGGCACCGGCGCGCTCACCGTGTCACTGGACCTGCTCGGCCACGCCGAGGCCAGGCAATTCCTCACCCGCCGCCTCGGCGAGGACCGGCTGGCCGCCGAACCCGGGGCGGTCACCGACATCATCACCACCTGCGGCCGGTTGCCGCTGGCCCTGGCCGTGGTCGCCACCAGGGCAGCCGCCAACCCCGGGTTCAGCCTGGCCGAGGTGGCCGCCGAACTCGCCGCGGCCAAGGGCGGCCTGGACGCCTTCGCCAGCCCGGACAACCTCACCGACGTCCGCACCGTGCTGTCCTGGTCCTACCGCGCCCTGTCCGCCCCGGCCGCCCGGCTGTTCCGGCTGCTCTCGCTCTACCCAGGCCCGGAGATGGGTGTGCCGGTGGGCGCCAGCCTGGCCGGCGTGCCCAGGGCCAGGGCGAGTGTGCTGATGCGTGAGCTGGCCGCCGCGCACCTGGTCACCGAACCCCGCCCCGGCTGGTACGCCTGGCACGACCTGCTGCGTGCCTACGCCGCCGAACTACTGCAAGCCGAGGACAGCCACGAACAGCGGCAGGCGGCCCGGCGGCGCGGCCTGCACTGCCACATCCGCTCCGCGCACGCGGCCACCCAGACCCTGTCCCGGCAGCAGGACGGCCCGGAACTCGGCGAGCTGGAACCGATGGTCTGCCCGCGCGCCTTCACCAGCCACCAGGACGCACTGGACTGGTTCGGCGAACGGCACGGCGTGCTGCTGAGCATGATCGACCGGGCGGCCAGGGACGGTTTCGAGTCCGAGGCCTGCCGCCTGGCCTGGTGGATCCGGCACTTCCTGGACCTGGGCGGGCACTGGCGGGACCTGGAGGTGGTCAACGAGACCGCGTTGCGCGCCGCCCAGCGGATCGACGACAAGATCGCCATCGGCTACGCCTCCCGCGGCCTGGCCAGGGTCGCCGCGCACCACGGCCGCTACGAGTCCGCGCGCCAGCACCTGGCCCAGGCACTGGCCTGCTTCGAGGCCGAGGGCGATCTGCTGGGCCGGGCCTTCACCCACCGCCAGCTCATCGGCGTACGCCAGCTCGACCGCGATATCGAGGGCTCGCTCACCGAGTCCGCGGCGGCCCTGGAGTTGTTCCGCCGGGCCGGGAATCCGCTCGGCGAGGCGGGCGCGCTGGTCGCCGAGGCGGCCGGCCTGACCCGCCTCGGCCAGCACGAGCAGGCCCTGGAATCCGGCGAACGCGCGCTGGCCCTGCTGGCCGACTCCGGCGAGCCCTACGACCTCACCCTGGCCCTGGAAACGGTCAGCCGCAGCTACTTCCACCTGGGCCGCTACCAGGAATGCGTGACCTACCGGGAACGCGATCTGGCCATCAGCCGCACCCTGGGCGAACACGGGAACATCGGCACCTCACTGGTGCACCGCATGATCACCAGCTGCCTGATCCACCTCGGCCAGGCCCGGCACGCCGCCGGTCAGCACGAGCGGGCACGGGAAGACCTGCGCGCCGGACTGGCCAGCCTCACCGCCGAACTGGCCGAGGTCTACCGCACCATCGGCCGCTACCACGAGAGCCGGACCAGACTGCGCGACACCGTCACCGCGCTGGAGACCCTGCTCGCCGAACCGGACACCGGCGCGGACTGGTACGACCACGCCACCGAGGTGCTCGACACCTCGGTGACCGCGGCCGTGGAAATGGGTTTCGGCGCCTACATCCTGGAGTACTGA
- a CDS encoding MFS transporter, translating into MTATAQSAPPTPDLRRTVAVAGFGTLLVMAVFTAPLATPRELATELGAGPAGQTWILSAMSLGLTVAMLTAGALADDFGRRRVFRLGAVVLLLASVLSALATVTWLFVFARVLAGLGAAAVLACSLALIGHAAPPGPQRAYAMGRWSASLGLGLALGPVLTALAAQFLDWRVMYWVLVLGAAVLVTAARGLTESVSGHRRPLDLPGVLLLAAGLAALLAGLTLGRGGWLAPATLALLGGGLLLLLGFLLRQAFAAEPMIELSLFRSRGLVSATLVSFAAGAGVTALMSFLPIVLQNALGLGLVTTSVLVVVWSGASVLAALAARRLHRLDLDLRLGLGMIILAVGLFALVSPSRTGYGLDLLPGLLIAGIGTGISNSSLGVAAVASVPPAKAGLGGGLNQTVRYLGAAIGVTVVFVLSVRSAGAPISELLDGWRASVYVCAGVTLMGGVAALALRPRASR; encoded by the coding sequence GTGACCGCCACCGCACAGTCGGCTCCGCCGACACCAGACCTGCGCCGCACGGTCGCGGTCGCCGGATTCGGCACCCTGCTCGTGATGGCCGTGTTCACCGCGCCGCTGGCCACCCCGCGCGAACTCGCCACCGAACTGGGCGCCGGACCGGCCGGGCAGACCTGGATCCTGAGCGCGATGAGCCTCGGGCTCACCGTGGCCATGCTGACCGCGGGCGCGCTGGCCGACGATTTCGGCCGCCGCCGGGTGTTCCGGCTCGGCGCGGTGGTGCTGCTGCTCGCCTCGGTGCTCTCCGCGCTGGCCACGGTGACCTGGCTGTTCGTCTTCGCCAGGGTCCTGGCCGGACTCGGCGCGGCCGCGGTGCTGGCCTGCAGCCTGGCGCTGATCGGGCACGCCGCCCCACCCGGACCACAACGCGCCTACGCCATGGGCCGCTGGAGCGCGAGTCTTGGCCTCGGCCTGGCCCTCGGGCCGGTGCTGACCGCGCTGGCCGCGCAGTTCCTGGACTGGCGGGTCATGTACTGGGTGCTGGTGCTCGGCGCCGCCGTCCTGGTCACCGCCGCCCGCGGGCTCACCGAATCGGTCTCCGGCCACCGCCGCCCGCTCGACCTGCCCGGCGTGCTGCTGCTGGCCGCCGGACTCGCCGCGCTGCTGGCCGGACTCACCCTCGGTCGCGGCGGCTGGCTGGCCCCGGCCACCCTGGCCCTGCTCGGCGGCGGCCTGCTCCTGCTGCTCGGTTTCCTGCTCCGGCAGGCATTCGCGGCCGAACCCATGATCGAACTGAGCCTGTTCCGCAGCCGCGGCCTGGTCTCGGCCACCCTGGTCTCCTTCGCCGCGGGCGCCGGGGTCACCGCGCTGATGTCCTTCCTGCCCATCGTGCTGCAGAACGCCCTGGGCCTCGGCCTGGTCACCACCTCGGTGCTGGTGGTGGTCTGGTCCGGCGCCAGCGTGCTGGCCGCACTGGCGGCCCGGCGACTGCACCGGCTCGACCTGGACCTGCGGCTGGGCCTCGGCATGATCATCCTGGCCGTCGGGCTGTTCGCGCTGGTCAGCCCGTCCCGCACCGGGTACGGCCTGGACCTGCTGCCCGGCCTGCTGATCGCGGGCATCGGCACCGGCATCAGCAACTCCAGCCTGGGCGTGGCCGCGGTGGCCAGCGTGCCCCCGGCCAAGGCCGGTCTGGGCGGCGGCCTCAACCAGACCGTGCGCTACCTGGGCGCGGCCATTGGGGTGACCGTGGTCTTCGTACTCAGCGTGCGCTCGGCCGGGGCCCCGATCAGTGAACTCCTGGACGGCTGGCGGGCGTCGGTCTACGTCTGCGCCGGCGTCACTCTGATGGGTGGAGTCGCCGCCCTCGCACTGCGTCCGCGCGCATCGCGATAA
- a CDS encoding winged helix-turn-helix transcriptional regulator yields the protein MALKSDYANQECTIARTLEIIGERWTPLILRDCFFGIRRFTDLHRHLGLPRAVLSARLESLVGAGVLERSEYQPGRHEYLLTERGQELWPVLTAMVRWGNKHLSPDGPRTLLRHTACGQDLPHSEWCQTCETKPPLTELEIRHGPGRSPHPDPDPIEQALRDGHILLTPLP from the coding sequence ATGGCGCTGAAGTCGGACTACGCGAACCAGGAGTGCACCATCGCGCGCACGCTGGAGATCATCGGCGAGCGCTGGACCCCGCTGATCCTGCGCGACTGCTTCTTCGGCATCCGCCGCTTCACCGACCTGCACCGCCACCTGGGCCTGCCCCGCGCGGTGCTGTCCGCCCGGCTGGAATCCCTGGTCGGCGCGGGGGTGCTGGAGCGCAGCGAGTACCAGCCGGGGCGGCACGAGTACCTGCTCACCGAACGCGGTCAGGAGCTGTGGCCGGTGCTGACCGCGATGGTCCGCTGGGGCAACAAACACCTCTCCCCCGACGGCCCCCGCACCCTGCTACGGCACACCGCCTGCGGCCAGGACCTCCCACACAGCGAGTGGTGCCAAACCTGCGAAACCAAGCCCCCACTGACCGAACTCGAGATCCGCCACGGCCCAGGCCGCTCCCCCCACCCAGACCCAGACCCAATCGAGCAGGCCCTACGCGACGGCCACATCCTCCTGACCCCCCTCCCCTAA
- a CDS encoding S8 family peptidase, whose amino-acid sequence MIAVFSAAALSTLAAATAMAEPAYQAPLSLATASAGTQPIADTYIVVTDPAKARGRSLTSSLDIKPAAEFNAAVTGFSAKLTPSQLRQLRRDPAVTSIEQDVRVTDALEATQPNPPSWGIDRIDQRNLPLSKSYTYNATGAGVHAYIIDTGITPSHPDYEGRATFDHNAIDTNNTDCHGHGTHVAGTIGSKTYGVAKKASLHGVKVMDCGGGATATSMLNGINWVTANAKKPAVANTSWNFTHSAALETAIRKMISSGVFLATSAGNTGGNSCDRLPRKVETATVVASSEISDARSSFSSTGACVDLYAPGGNIISTLRTGGSGSMSGTSMATPHVAGVAALYKARFGDAPSATVHNWLNTNATPNVVSGGTTGGTVNRLLFTAGL is encoded by the coding sequence GTGATCGCCGTGTTCTCGGCCGCGGCCCTGTCGACCCTCGCCGCCGCCACCGCGATGGCCGAGCCCGCCTACCAGGCGCCGCTGTCGCTGGCCACCGCTTCGGCGGGGACCCAGCCCATCGCCGACACCTACATCGTGGTGACCGACCCGGCCAAGGCCCGCGGTCGCAGCCTGACCAGCTCGCTGGACATCAAGCCCGCCGCTGAGTTCAACGCCGCTGTCACCGGCTTCTCCGCCAAGCTGACCCCGTCCCAGCTGCGGCAGCTGCGCCGCGACCCGGCGGTCACCAGCATCGAGCAGGACGTGCGGGTCACCGACGCCCTGGAGGCGACCCAGCCGAACCCGCCGTCCTGGGGTATCGACCGGATCGACCAGCGCAACCTGCCGCTGTCGAAGAGCTACACCTACAACGCCACCGGCGCGGGTGTGCACGCCTACATCATCGACACCGGCATCACGCCCTCGCACCCGGACTACGAGGGCCGGGCGACCTTCGACCACAACGCCATCGACACCAACAACACCGACTGCCACGGCCACGGCACGCACGTGGCAGGCACCATCGGCTCGAAGACCTACGGCGTGGCCAAGAAGGCCAGCCTGCACGGTGTCAAGGTGATGGACTGCGGTGGCGGCGCGACCGCGACCTCGATGCTCAACGGCATCAACTGGGTGACCGCGAACGCGAAGAAGCCCGCGGTGGCCAACACCTCGTGGAACTTCACCCACAGCGCGGCGCTGGAGACCGCGATCCGCAAGATGATCTCCTCCGGCGTCTTCCTGGCCACCTCGGCGGGCAACACCGGCGGCAACTCCTGTGACCGCCTGCCGCGCAAGGTGGAGACCGCGACCGTGGTCGCCTCCTCGGAGATCAGCGACGCCCGCTCCTCCTTCTCCAGCACCGGCGCCTGCGTCGACCTCTACGCCCCCGGCGGCAACATCATCTCCACCCTGCGCACCGGCGGCAGCGGCTCGATGAGCGGCACCTCGATGGCCACCCCGCACGTGGCCGGTGTGGCCGCGCTGTACAAGGCCCGCTTCGGCGACGCCCCCTCGGCCACCGTGCACAACTGGCTCAACACCAACGCCACCCCGAACGTGGTCTCCGGTGGCACCACCGGCGGCACCGTGAACCGCCTGCTGTTCACCGCTGGTCTCTGA